Proteins found in one Quercus robur chromosome 2, dhQueRobu3.1, whole genome shotgun sequence genomic segment:
- the LOC126713893 gene encoding uncharacterized protein LOC126713893: MNHCNLKQNAFSVVGSEEMRGSVSISDLKGPVVCPKPRRVGVLANNSLRPLRWHMSHPAEVCDSKAGAELLDIILMKEGYGMEQSATQFASSPPYFCGSPPSRSANPLIQDARFGDEKVAPSVIPSPSGVSSPSSSSRKGGCVRMKFGLKPAAVRVEGFDCLNRDRQNSSIPAFA; encoded by the exons ATGAATCACTGTAACCTTAAGCAGAACGCCTTTTCGGTTGTCGGCAGTGAAGAGATGAGAGGCTCTGTCTCGATCTCTGATCTGAAGGGCCCTGTGGTTTGCCCCAAGCCTCGCCGAGTCGGGGTTTTGGCTAACAATTCTCTGAGGCCCTTGAGATGGCACATGAG TCATCCAGCCGAGGTCTGTGATTCCAAGGCTGGGGCAGAGCTTCTTGATATCATTCTTATGAAG GAGGGTTATGGGATGGAACAATCTGCAACACAGTTTGCTTCATCACCACCATATTTTTGCGGGTCTCCTCCAAGCAGGTCTGCCAACCCGTTAATCCAAGATGCTCGATTTGGAGATGAGAAGGTTGCTCCTAGTGTTATTCCATCTCCTTCGGGTGTttcatctccatcatcatcttcaCGCAAAGGAGGGTGTGTTAGAATGAAGTTTGGCCTTAAACCGGCCGCAGTTAGAGTAGAAGGTTTTGATTGCCTCAACAGGGATCGCCAAAATTCAAGCATCCCTGCTTTCGCTTAG